One genomic region from Yersinia canariae encodes:
- the copD gene encoding copper homeostasis membrane protein CopD, translating to MSLATLFVLCRFLHFLAVMLMFGISIFTALLAPDRFSATLKSRLSPLLIFSTFLGLASAIALLAIQAGMMGDGWADTYRLSVWWSVLSTRFGQIWQWHLGLSILCMWIVLLNTTRFYYGLMVGCSTLLLASLAFTGHAAMHGGMLGWIHQTNQIIHLLSAGYWVGCLPALIICLTYTRSRDVKREAITTLIRFSSWGHLAVALVLATGIINSIIILRETSLTLMSAYQMLLLSKVILVLFMIIIAVINRYLIVPMLRKLPVKAHYWLVVNSCAEIILGAVVLLLVSIFATMAPL from the coding sequence ATGTCTCTGGCGACCCTATTCGTTCTGTGTCGCTTTCTGCATTTTTTGGCGGTGATGCTGATGTTTGGCATCAGTATCTTCACCGCCTTATTAGCACCAGATCGTTTCTCCGCGACACTAAAAAGCCGCTTATCACCGCTACTTATTTTCAGTACTTTCCTAGGGTTAGCCTCTGCTATCGCACTTTTGGCTATCCAAGCAGGCATGATGGGCGATGGCTGGGCTGATACCTACAGACTGAGCGTCTGGTGGTCGGTATTGAGCACTCGCTTTGGCCAAATATGGCAATGGCATCTCGGCTTATCCATCTTATGCATGTGGATTGTATTACTTAACACAACTCGTTTTTACTATGGGCTAATGGTCGGTTGCTCAACACTATTACTGGCCAGTCTAGCATTTACTGGGCATGCAGCAATGCACGGTGGCATGCTGGGATGGATTCATCAGACCAATCAAATCATACATCTACTCAGTGCAGGTTATTGGGTTGGATGTTTGCCCGCATTGATCATTTGCCTGACATATACCCGTAGTCGTGATGTTAAACGAGAAGCCATCACAACGTTGATTCGGTTTTCCAGTTGGGGGCATCTGGCAGTGGCCTTAGTATTGGCCACAGGCATTATTAACAGCATTATTATACTGCGGGAGACCTCTTTAACTCTGATGTCTGCCTATCAGATGCTATTGCTCAGCAAAGTAATATTGGTGTTGTTTATGATTATTATCGCCGTGATTAACCGCTATCTGATTGTTCCCATGCTGCGCAAGTTACCGGTAAAAGCCCATTATTGGTTGGTTGTAAACAGTTGCGCCGAAATTATTCTTGGCGCAGTGGTGTTACTTTTGGTGAGTATTTTTGCAACGATGGCACCGCTATAG
- the ftnA gene encoding non-heme ferritin, giving the protein MLKTEMAQKLNEQLNLEFYSANLYLQMSAWCSDKGFEGAAAFLKEHSQEEMQHMQRLFEYLSGTGSMPVLGTISAPPVDFASLADVFKLTYEHEQLITTQINELAHVAMTTHDYSTFNFLQWYVAEQHEEEKLFKSILDKLALVGNSGNSLFFVDKDLKTMATQSHVQG; this is encoded by the coding sequence ATGTTGAAAACAGAAATGGCACAGAAGCTCAATGAGCAGCTGAATCTGGAATTTTACTCTGCCAATCTTTATCTGCAGATGAGTGCCTGGTGCAGCGATAAAGGGTTTGAAGGAGCCGCCGCATTTTTAAAAGAGCATTCTCAAGAAGAGATGCAACATATGCAGCGTTTGTTTGAATATCTCAGTGGCACAGGTTCTATGCCGGTATTAGGCACTATCAGTGCGCCGCCGGTAGATTTTGCTTCGCTGGCGGATGTATTTAAACTGACCTATGAGCACGAGCAATTAATCACGACCCAAATTAATGAACTTGCCCATGTTGCAATGACCACTCACGATTACTCTACATTCAATTTCTTGCAGTGGTATGTAGCTGAACAGCATGAAGAAGAAAAACTGTTCAAATCTATTCTGGATAAACTGGCGCTGGTAGGTAACAGCGGCAATTCATTGTTCTTCGTCGATAAAGACTTGAAAACAATGGCAACGCAAAGCCACGTTCAGGGCTAA
- a CDS encoding autotransporter outer membrane beta-barrel domain-containing protein → MNINPKNPTNRSVTFVRRAESRHQHPQTKVSALAILICAALSHTPAFAAFTPEVIGNVVTGEVLDIGDVQNIGMGGIANETTIYGTFSSPGKQNVNEGGATNGTTINNDGEQNVNVGGISNDTMINNRGTQNVSGVANGTTVNNDGHQYIYGGTANNTTINTRGYQVIRSDGVANDTTINDDGYQVIYNNGIANNTTINDSGYQVIYNDGVANNATINDSGYQLVYGNSTANNTTINDNGRQSVYGVANDTIINGNGNQTISSGGTAHNTTVNSFGYINIYSGGKITGQTIINDLATIMGAGPLQNEGELIFQRSADYSLNFDLGSTGSLIQNGPHALTLSVASSYSGATIVNGGSIKAGADNVFSTLSDYTTYTGGTLDLEGYNQTLQSLNNGGAVNFGGIGGNTLTIIGDYIGNNGLLNMNSVLEDDGSVTDKLIIGGNTSGNTYVQVNNLGGSGAQTLNGIELITVAGNSAGEFTQSGRIVAGAYDYYLERGIGGNEANWYLQSSIPTSVPEPGIPGVPGEPSPVMIERPEASGYSANLAAANNMFVTRLHDRLGETHYIDALTGERKVTSLWLRNEGGHNRSRDTQDQLHTQSNRYVMQLGGDIAQWSHNGVDRFHLGVMAGYGNSKSTTESRLSGYSARASVDGYSTGVYGTWYANSADKTGLYVDSWAQYSWFNNTVNGQDLAVEKYKSKGVTASVESGYTFKVGENAAKNASYFIQPKAQVTWMGVKADDHKEANGTRVSGEGEGNIQTRLGVKAFMNGYADQDKGKDRVFQPFVEANWIHNTKDFGTTMDGMTVKQAGAANIGELKLGVEGQINKNVNLWGNVGQQVGNKGYSDTAVMLGVKYSF, encoded by the coding sequence ATGAATATAAATCCCAAAAATCCCACTAATCGCTCTGTGACTTTTGTTCGCAGAGCGGAATCAAGACATCAGCATCCTCAAACCAAGGTGTCAGCATTAGCCATTCTTATTTGTGCGGCGTTGAGCCATACCCCTGCATTCGCGGCATTTACGCCTGAAGTTATTGGTAACGTAGTTACCGGTGAAGTTCTTGATATCGGTGATGTACAAAATATAGGAATGGGCGGTATTGCCAATGAAACTACTATTTACGGTACGTTTTCGTCTCCTGGGAAGCAAAATGTCAACGAGGGAGGGGCAACCAATGGCACCACGATTAATAATGATGGGGAGCAGAATGTCAACGTGGGAGGAATATCCAATGACACTATGATTAATAATCGTGGGACTCAGAATGTCAGTGGGGTAGCCAACGGCACCACAGTTAATAATGATGGGCATCAGTATATCTATGGGGGGACAGCGAACAACACCACGATTAATACTCGTGGGTATCAAGTTATCCGAAGCGATGGTGTGGCTAATGATACAACGATAAATGATGATGGGTATCAGGTTATCTACAATAACGGAATAGCGAACAACACCACGATAAATGACAGTGGGTATCAGGTTATCTACAATGATGGAGTAGCGAACAACGCCACGATAAATGACAGTGGGTATCAATTAGTCTACGGTAATAGCACGGCCAATAACACGACGATAAATGACAATGGGCGACAATCAGTCTACGGTGTTGCTAATGACACCATTATAAATGGTAATGGAAATCAAACCATTTCCAGTGGTGGCACAGCCCATAACACAACGGTAAATAGTTTTGGCTATATAAATATATATAGCGGAGGCAAGATTACCGGTCAGACAATAATTAACGATCTGGCTACCATTATGGGTGCTGGGCCACTGCAAAATGAAGGCGAGCTGATTTTCCAGCGCAGTGCCGATTATTCGCTGAATTTCGATCTGGGTAGTACCGGTAGCCTGATACAAAATGGCCCGCATGCTCTGACATTGTCTGTTGCAAGTAGCTATAGCGGTGCCACCATCGTTAATGGTGGCAGTATTAAAGCCGGTGCTGACAATGTATTCAGTACCCTTTCGGATTACACCACCTATACGGGCGGTACGTTGGATTTAGAGGGTTACAACCAGACGCTCCAATCCCTAAATAATGGTGGGGCTGTGAATTTTGGCGGTATTGGCGGTAACACCTTAACTATTATCGGCGATTATATTGGTAACAATGGTCTGCTGAATATGAATTCGGTACTGGAAGATGACGGCTCTGTTACAGACAAACTGATTATTGGCGGCAATACCTCCGGCAACACCTATGTACAAGTGAACAATCTGGGCGGTAGCGGTGCACAGACTCTTAATGGCATTGAGCTGATTACTGTAGCCGGTAATTCGGCGGGTGAATTTACTCAAAGCGGGCGCATTGTCGCCGGGGCTTATGATTATTACTTAGAGCGCGGTATTGGCGGCAATGAAGCTAACTGGTATTTGCAAAGCTCGATCCCGACAAGTGTGCCGGAGCCTGGTATTCCCGGTGTTCCGGGTGAACCTTCGCCAGTGATGATTGAGCGCCCGGAAGCCAGTGGTTACAGTGCTAACCTCGCAGCTGCCAATAATATGTTTGTCACCCGCCTGCACGACCGTCTGGGTGAAACTCACTATATTGATGCACTGACCGGCGAACGCAAAGTCACCAGTTTGTGGTTACGTAATGAAGGCGGTCATAACCGCTCTCGCGATACGCAAGATCAATTACACACCCAAAGTAACCGCTATGTAATGCAACTGGGGGGTGATATTGCCCAGTGGAGCCACAATGGTGTAGATCGTTTCCATCTGGGTGTGATGGCCGGTTACGGCAACAGCAAAAGCACCACTGAATCACGGCTGTCGGGCTACAGCGCCCGCGCCTCGGTGGACGGTTACAGCACCGGTGTATACGGCACTTGGTATGCCAACAGTGCGGATAAAACTGGCCTGTATGTCGATAGCTGGGCGCAATATAGCTGGTTTAATAACACCGTCAATGGGCAGGATTTAGCAGTTGAAAAGTATAAATCCAAGGGTGTCACCGCCTCAGTTGAAAGTGGCTATACCTTTAAAGTCGGTGAAAATGCGGCGAAAAATGCCAGTTACTTTATCCAACCGAAAGCGCAGGTCACCTGGATGGGCGTCAAAGCTGATGATCACAAAGAAGCCAATGGCACGCGTGTCTCAGGTGAAGGTGAGGGTAATATCCAGACCCGCCTCGGAGTGAAAGCCTTTATGAACGGCTACGCCGATCAGGATAAAGGTAAAGACCGGGTATTCCAGCCGTTTGTGGAAGCCAACTGGATCCATAACACCAAAGACTTTGGCACCACCATGGATGGCATGACGGTGAAACAAGCCGGTGCTGCCAATATTGGTGAACTAAAACTCGGTGTGGAAGGCCAGATCAATAAGAATGTAAATCTCTGGGGTAATGTCGGCCAACAAGTGGGCAACAAAGGCTACAGCGATACCGCAGTGATGTTAGGGGTGAAATACAGCTTCTAA
- the exoX gene encoding exodeoxyribonuclease X, giving the protein MYFRVIDTETCGLEGGIVEIASIDVVDGVLSNPMSDLVSPDRPISIDAMVIHHITEEMVEGKPRIAVAVRKYQDSPYYVAHNAPFDRGVLPEMGGQWICTLKLARMLYPDIKHSNQYLRYALRLNVSVPEGLYPHRALYDCYVTAALLQRIIRDTGWSAEQMAEITQQPLLLQTFKFGKYRGKSIEQIARQDPDYLRWMLSSITDLTPDMRHTLTYYLA; this is encoded by the coding sequence ATGTATTTTCGTGTCATCGATACTGAGACTTGTGGCTTAGAGGGCGGGATAGTCGAAATCGCATCCATCGATGTGGTTGATGGAGTATTGAGCAACCCGATGAGTGACCTGGTTAGCCCTGACCGGCCTATCAGTATTGATGCGATGGTGATTCACCATATCACTGAAGAAATGGTGGAAGGCAAACCGCGAATTGCCGTCGCAGTAAGAAAATATCAGGATAGCCCTTATTATGTTGCTCATAATGCCCCCTTTGACCGCGGTGTGTTACCCGAAATGGGCGGTCAATGGATTTGTACCTTAAAACTCGCCCGTATGCTTTATCCTGATATTAAGCACAGCAATCAATATCTTCGTTACGCTTTACGCCTGAATGTTTCAGTGCCAGAGGGCCTTTATCCGCATCGTGCTTTATATGATTGCTATGTCACCGCTGCTCTGTTGCAACGCATAATACGAGACACAGGTTGGAGTGCTGAACAAATGGCGGAAATAACCCAACAACCATTGCTGTTGCAAACATTTAAGTTCGGAAAATATCGGGGAAAAAGTATTGAACAGATAGCCCGACAAGATCCGGACTATCTGCGTTGGATGTTATCCTCAATCACTGACCTTACGCCAGACATGCGCCATACCCTGACTTATTATCTGGCGTAG
- the yebF gene encoding protein YebF: MRKIGFALIVFTALAGVISSVQAQEPRVAKVPTCTGLNQSQVATQVKRDFLQNRITRWEADKKLLGTDSPVVWISAVDITGKDDIWQVPLTARGGKGDKTYQVVLDCKAGTITYTLRT; the protein is encoded by the coding sequence ATGAGAAAGATAGGATTCGCCTTGATAGTCTTCACCGCATTGGCTGGTGTCATCAGTAGCGTACAGGCTCAGGAACCGCGGGTAGCAAAAGTCCCGACTTGTACCGGGCTAAATCAGTCTCAAGTAGCGACTCAAGTTAAACGGGATTTTCTACAAAACCGTATAACGCGTTGGGAAGCAGATAAGAAATTGTTGGGCACGGACAGTCCGGTGGTGTGGATTAGCGCAGTAGATATTACAGGCAAAGATGATATCTGGCAGGTTCCTTTGACTGCTCGTGGCGGAAAAGGCGATAAAACTTACCAGGTTGTACTCGACTGTAAAGCCGGCACTATTACCTATACTTTGCGCACCTGA
- a CDS encoding tyrosine-type recombinase/integrase yields MALALITGQRRDDVRQLRKGDVHDGKLWVIQGKTGNQIAISLSLRLEIMNTTVGEIIERCMNESKSEYLISSSSKSSGRKLGALNADSLTKSFVKALKATDLVYEVSPPSFHEIRSLASRLYEAEYSKEFAQKLLGHKSMKMTNVYLDSRKNEWIQI; encoded by the coding sequence ATGGCACTGGCGCTTATTACTGGCCAGCGTCGGGATGATGTGCGGCAGTTGAGAAAAGGCGATGTACATGATGGGAAACTTTGGGTAATACAGGGTAAGACCGGTAATCAAATTGCTATATCACTCTCCCTGCGGCTGGAAATAATGAATACCACCGTTGGCGAGATTATAGAAAGGTGCATGAATGAAAGTAAAAGTGAATATCTAATAAGTTCGTCCAGTAAAAGTTCTGGCAGAAAACTCGGAGCCTTAAATGCAGACTCGCTCACCAAATCCTTTGTTAAAGCATTGAAGGCTACCGATCTGGTTTATGAAGTATCCCCTCCCAGCTTTCACGAGATCCGCAGTCTGGCATCGCGGCTTTATGAGGCAGAATACAGTAAGGAATTTGCTCAGAAACTACTCGGACATAAGTCAATGAAAATGACTAATGTGTACCTTGATTCACGTAAAAATGAGTGGATTCAGATTTAG
- a CDS encoding excisionase, which produces MTKLLTLEEWAQEIYKSKQPTPQTLQCWARGGNIYPAPESMGEKLGSTQHGTGAYYWPASG; this is translated from the coding sequence ATGACCAAACTACTGACATTAGAAGAATGGGCACAAGAAATCTACAAAAGTAAACAGCCAACGCCCCAAACACTCCAGTGCTGGGCAAGAGGCGGCAATATTTACCCTGCCCCTGAAAGCATGGGTGAGAAGTTGGGTTCAACACAGCATGGCACTGGCGCTTATTACTGGCCAGCGTCGGGATGA
- the pip gene encoding prolyl aminopeptidase — MEQLRGLYPAYEPYDSGLLDTGDGHQIYWEICGNPEGKPAVFIHGGPGGGIAPYHRQLFNPTKYKVLLFDQRGCGRSKPHASLDNNTTWHLVEDIERLRKMAGVDKWLIFGGSWGSTLALAYGETHPERVSEMVLRGIFTLRKKELDWYYQDGASRFFPDKWQRVLSILSPEEQGDVTAAYRKRLTSPDKAVQLEAAKIWSLWEGETVTLLPTKSSASFGEDDFALAFARIENHYFTHLGFLDSDNQLLDNVTRIRHIPAVIIHGRYDMACQPQNAWDLANAWPEAELHIVEGAGHSFDEPGILHQLILATDKFARKL, encoded by the coding sequence ATGGAACAATTGCGTGGGCTTTATCCAGCGTATGAACCTTACGATAGTGGCTTATTAGACACGGGTGATGGTCATCAAATTTACTGGGAAATTTGTGGTAATCCTGAGGGTAAACCCGCGGTATTTATTCATGGCGGCCCTGGGGGCGGGATCGCGCCTTATCATCGGCAACTTTTCAACCCAACCAAATACAAAGTATTACTGTTTGATCAACGTGGATGTGGGCGCTCAAAGCCTCATGCCAGTCTGGATAATAATACGACTTGGCATTTAGTCGAGGATATCGAACGGCTGCGTAAGATGGCAGGTGTTGATAAGTGGTTGATATTCGGTGGTTCTTGGGGTTCAACACTTGCGTTGGCTTATGGCGAAACCCACCCTGAACGGGTGAGTGAGATGGTTTTGCGTGGGATATTCACTCTGCGTAAAAAAGAGTTGGATTGGTATTATCAGGACGGTGCTTCCCGTTTCTTCCCAGATAAATGGCAGCGCGTGCTATCCATTTTATCGCCAGAGGAGCAGGGCGATGTCACTGCTGCATACCGAAAGCGGCTGACCTCACCTGACAAGGCAGTACAATTGGAAGCCGCTAAGATTTGGAGTCTGTGGGAGGGTGAAACCGTCACTTTATTACCAACCAAGAGTTCGGCCTCATTTGGTGAAGATGACTTCGCTTTGGCATTTGCCCGCATTGAAAATCACTATTTCACCCACTTAGGTTTTTTGGACAGCGATAACCAACTGCTGGACAACGTCACGCGCATTCGCCATATCCCGGCGGTGATTATTCACGGGCGTTATGATATGGCTTGTCAGCCACAGAATGCGTGGGATTTAGCCAACGCTTGGCCGGAAGCTGAATTGCATATTGTCGAAGGTGCCGGGCATTCTTTTGACGAACCGGGTATCTTGCACCAACTGATTCTTGCAACTGACAAATTTGCTCGAAAACTCTAG
- a CDS encoding YebY family protein yields MKGFVLKLSLLMLSVNAFAAGKIITVSKFEFGKQWAFSREEVMLECRSGGALFVINPSTLAQYPLNDVATEQMKAGHVLAKPLDILLLDDSEKTGQKMSLEPFQQRAMTLCQK; encoded by the coding sequence ATGAAGGGTTTTGTGCTGAAGTTATCGTTACTGATGCTATCTGTAAATGCTTTTGCTGCCGGGAAGATAATTACCGTTAGCAAGTTTGAATTTGGTAAACAATGGGCATTTAGCCGCGAGGAGGTGATGTTGGAATGCCGCTCAGGTGGTGCCTTGTTTGTGATAAATCCCAGCACGTTAGCGCAATATCCTCTCAATGATGTTGCAACTGAGCAGATGAAAGCAGGCCACGTTCTCGCGAAACCGCTAGATATTTTATTATTGGATGACAGTGAGAAGACTGGGCAAAAGATGAGTTTGGAACCTTTCCAACAGCGTGCTATGACCTTATGCCAAAAGTAA
- the yobA gene encoding CopC domain-containing protein YobA: MFIRKVRSSCRMLSALIVLFVGLSSQQALAHAHLKIESPAADTTIGSAPEAVTLGFSEGIELNFSGVKVTGPDNNVVKTGELKLDPVNNTQLILPIDHALKAGKYNVSWHVVSVDGHKTKGTYSFTVK, encoded by the coding sequence ATGTTTATTCGCAAAGTACGTTCTTCTTGCCGCATGCTTTCGGCACTCATTGTGTTATTTGTCGGGTTATCCAGCCAACAGGCGCTGGCTCATGCTCACTTGAAAATTGAGTCTCCTGCCGCTGATACCACAATTGGTTCAGCGCCAGAAGCAGTGACGTTGGGCTTCTCTGAAGGGATTGAATTGAATTTCAGTGGCGTTAAAGTGACCGGCCCGGATAATAATGTGGTTAAAACCGGCGAGCTAAAATTGGATCCGGTAAATAACACACAACTCATTCTGCCGATCGATCACGCACTGAAAGCTGGGAAATATAATGTTTCATGGCATGTCGTGTCTGTTGATGGTCATAAAACCAAAGGCACATACAGCTTCACAGTGAAATAA
- a CDS encoding DNA polymerase III subunit theta — protein MGYNLAELSDEETAKMNVDLAASGVAFKERYNMPVIAEMVAREQPDELREYFLQRLAHYRSESNKFSRLPYEPKMKS, from the coding sequence ATGGGATACAACCTGGCTGAGCTTTCTGACGAAGAAACAGCAAAAATGAATGTTGATTTGGCCGCCTCAGGTGTTGCATTTAAAGAGCGCTACAATATGCCAGTCATAGCTGAAATGGTTGCGCGAGAACAACCTGACGAGCTGCGGGAATACTTTTTGCAACGCCTGGCGCACTACCGTAGCGAATCCAATAAATTCTCGCGCTTGCCGTATGAGCCAAAAATGAAGTCATAA
- a CDS encoding S9 family peptidase, whose translation MTIPPKADKRPYPMAMHGDVRTDDYYWLRDDERTDADVLSYLQAENDFTEAVLKPQQPLRETLYQEMVSRIPPQEESVPYTRNGYRYQTRFEPGNEYAIYVRQPVWADSSWETLLDGNQRAADSEFYTLGGLDVSPDNQLLAVAEDFLSRRQYDIRVKHLHSDTWQQEVISNTSGSFEWANDSKTLYYVRKHEKTLLPYQVYRHVVGTDPASDQLIYQETDDTFYVGLEKTTSERFIVIHLSSTTTSEILLLDADQLEPVPLMFAPRRKDHEYGLDHYKQHFYLRSNKDGKNFGLYKIAEAGKAQTDFADESQWVSLIAPRTDVMLEGFSLFRDWLVVEERSEGLTHLRQIHWATREEKSITFDDPTYVTWLAYNPEPETELLRYGYSSMTTPSSMYELNMDTGARQLLKQQEVKNFTPEKYRSERIWVTASDGVKVPVSLVYHREHFVSGGNPLLVYGYGSYGSSMDPAFSGSRLSLLDRGFVFALAHIRGGGELGQQWYEDGKLLNKLNTFNDFIDVTKTLVARGYGDANRVFAMGGSAGGLLVGAVINQAPELYKGVVAQVPFVDVVTTMLDESIPLTTGEYDEWGNPNDKAYYDYIKQYSPYDQVKAQDYPHMLVTTGLHDSQVQYWEPAKWVAKLREMKTDDHQLLLYTDMDSGHGGKSGRFKAYEDIALEYAFILSLA comes from the coding sequence ATGACCATACCTCCAAAGGCTGATAAACGCCCTTATCCGATGGCGATGCACGGCGACGTCCGTACAGATGATTATTACTGGCTACGTGATGATGAGCGCACTGACGCTGATGTTCTGAGCTACCTGCAAGCTGAAAATGATTTCACCGAGGCGGTTTTGAAACCGCAACAACCCCTACGTGAAACGCTGTATCAGGAAATGGTTTCCCGCATTCCGCCGCAAGAAGAATCTGTCCCCTATACCCGTAATGGCTACCGTTATCAAACGCGTTTTGAACCGGGCAATGAGTATGCCATTTACGTGCGTCAGCCCGTTTGGGCTGATAGCAGTTGGGAAACATTACTGGATGGAAATCAACGCGCTGCGGACAGTGAGTTTTACACGTTGGGGGGCTTGGATGTTAGCCCAGATAATCAGCTGTTAGCGGTTGCTGAGGATTTCTTATCACGACGCCAATATGATATCCGCGTCAAGCATTTACACAGTGATACTTGGCAGCAGGAAGTGATCAGTAATACGTCGGGTAGCTTTGAGTGGGCTAATGATTCAAAAACGCTGTATTACGTGCGTAAACATGAAAAAACGTTATTGCCTTATCAGGTCTATCGCCACGTAGTGGGAACTGACCCCGCATCAGACCAACTGATTTATCAGGAAACTGACGACACTTTCTATGTCGGCTTGGAAAAAACCACGTCTGAGCGTTTTATTGTTATCCATTTGAGCAGCACCACAACATCTGAAATTTTACTGTTGGATGCCGATCAACTCGAACCGGTCCCATTGATGTTTGCGCCACGCCGCAAAGACCATGAATACGGTTTGGATCACTATAAACAGCATTTTTACTTGCGCTCAAATAAAGATGGCAAAAATTTCGGCCTGTACAAAATAGCCGAAGCAGGTAAAGCGCAAACTGATTTCGCTGATGAATCTCAGTGGGTATCATTAATTGCGCCGAGAACGGATGTGATGTTGGAAGGTTTCAGCTTATTCCGCGATTGGCTGGTGGTGGAAGAACGGAGTGAAGGGCTGACGCATTTGCGGCAAATTCACTGGGCCACTCGCGAAGAAAAATCGATTACTTTTGATGACCCTACCTATGTCACCTGGCTGGCGTATAACCCTGAGCCGGAAACTGAACTGTTGCGCTATGGCTATTCTTCCATGACCACACCAAGTTCCATGTATGAACTTAATATGGATACCGGAGCCCGTCAGTTGCTCAAGCAGCAGGAAGTGAAGAATTTCACGCCAGAAAAGTATCGCAGTGAGCGGATTTGGGTTACAGCATCGGATGGAGTCAAAGTACCGGTTTCATTGGTTTATCACCGTGAGCACTTTGTCTCAGGAGGTAACCCGCTGTTGGTCTACGGCTACGGTTCTTATGGCAGCAGCATGGATCCGGCATTCAGTGGTAGCCGCTTAAGCCTGTTGGACCGTGGTTTTGTCTTTGCACTGGCGCACATTCGCGGCGGGGGAGAATTAGGGCAGCAATGGTATGAAGATGGCAAGTTGCTCAATAAATTAAATACATTCAATGATTTTATCGATGTTACTAAAACATTAGTCGCCAGGGGCTATGGTGATGCTAATCGTGTTTTTGCTATGGGCGGGAGCGCAGGCGGCTTATTAGTCGGCGCAGTTATTAATCAGGCCCCTGAATTATACAAAGGCGTTGTGGCGCAGGTGCCATTTGTTGATGTGGTCACCACAATGCTGGATGAATCCATCCCTCTAACGACTGGTGAGTATGATGAATGGGGTAATCCGAACGATAAAGCCTATTACGATTACATCAAGCAATACAGCCCATACGATCAAGTCAAAGCGCAAGATTACCCGCACATGCTGGTGACCACCGGGTTACACGATTCGCAGGTTCAATATTGGGAACCTGCAAAATGGGTCGCAAAACTGCGGGAAATGAAGACTGATGACCACCAATTATTGCTTTATACCGATATGGATTCGGGCCATGGTGGCAAATCAGGGCGCTTTAAAGCTTATGAAGACATCGCCTTAGAATATGCTTTCATTCTTTCTTTGGCTTGA